A stretch of Roseibium porphyridii DNA encodes these proteins:
- the soxC gene encoding sulfite dehydrogenase has translation MGIKKETSRRNFLKGSVAIAGASVAGAASANSADPLITDVQDWASITGVGVDETPYGLPISFEKDVVRRNVEWLTASPISSINFTPIHALDGTITPQGCAFERHHSGAIELRKEDYRLMINGLVDKPLIFTYSDLERFPRENHVYFCECAANTGMEWAGAQLNGAQFTHGMIHNMEYTGVPLRTLLNEAGLSAAGDLKDKWVYVEGADASSNGRSIPMEKALDDVLVAFKANGEALRMEHGYPVRLVVPGWEGNMWVKWLRRIEVSDAAVESREETSKYTDVYEDGTARKWTWVMDAKSVITSPSPQMPINHSKGPMVISGLAWSGHGKITRVDVSRDGGITWETARLGKQGDTKALTRFYLDTEWDGNAMLLQSRAMDETGYVQPTKQQLREMRGENSVYHNNCIQTWFVDENGVVENVEVS, from the coding sequence ATGGGCATCAAAAAAGAAACATCCCGCAGAAATTTCCTGAAAGGAAGTGTCGCGATTGCGGGGGCGTCTGTAGCTGGCGCTGCAAGTGCCAATAGTGCAGATCCGTTGATTACCGACGTTCAGGACTGGGCATCGATCACTGGAGTTGGCGTCGATGAAACGCCTTATGGTCTTCCGATCAGTTTTGAAAAAGATGTGGTTCGCAGGAATGTCGAATGGCTGACTGCCTCGCCGATTTCGTCAATCAACTTCACGCCGATCCATGCACTTGATGGCACCATTACCCCACAGGGCTGCGCCTTTGAGCGGCACCATTCCGGGGCCATTGAACTGCGAAAGGAAGACTACAGGTTGATGATCAATGGTCTGGTCGACAAGCCACTGATCTTCACCTATTCGGATCTGGAACGCTTTCCCAGAGAAAACCACGTCTACTTTTGTGAGTGCGCCGCCAACACCGGCATGGAGTGGGCAGGCGCTCAACTCAACGGGGCGCAGTTCACCCACGGCATGATCCACAACATGGAATACACCGGTGTTCCGTTGCGCACGCTCTTGAACGAAGCCGGGCTCAGTGCCGCCGGAGACCTGAAAGACAAATGGGTCTATGTGGAAGGTGCTGACGCTTCGTCCAATGGCCGTTCCATCCCGATGGAGAAGGCGCTCGACGATGTTCTTGTTGCCTTCAAGGCCAATGGCGAAGCTTTGCGTATGGAGCACGGATATCCGGTGCGTCTCGTTGTTCCCGGTTGGGAAGGCAACATGTGGGTGAAGTGGCTGCGCCGCATCGAAGTGTCCGATGCCGCAGTGGAAAGCCGCGAGGAAACCTCGAAATACACCGACGTTTACGAAGACGGGACCGCGCGCAAATGGACCTGGGTCATGGATGCAAAATCGGTGATCACGTCGCCCAGTCCGCAAATGCCGATCAACCACTCCAAAGGCCCCATGGTCATTTCCGGCCTGGCATGGTCCGGCCACGGAAAGATTACGCGCGTTGACGTGTCAAGGGACGGCGGCATCACCTGGGAAACTGCGCGTCTCGGAAAACAGGGCGATACCAAGGCTTTGACACGCTTTTATCTGGATACCGAATGGGACGGCAACGCGATGCTGCTGCAGTCGCGTGCGATGGACGAAACGGGATATGTCCAGCCGACCAAACAGCAGCTGCGGGAAATGCGCGGCGAAAACTCTGTCTATCACAACAATTGTATCCAAACCTGGTTCGTAGATGAAAATGGGGTCGTCGAGAATGTCGAAGTCTCTTAA
- a CDS encoding c-type cytochrome, producing the protein MSKSLNQLVLPIAGGTALAISAALLVANLDYGQNQIESLERRVEQVSLQAEDASKRASEEAQVVTELRAKIEEIQASANERVASGENLTEYAPRTDGKFGLGREAVSEEIAAWDVDVLPDGRGLPEGRGDAYTGEEVFADKCASCHGDFAEGVDNWPVLAGGFDTLADKDPVKTVGSYWPYLSTVWDYVHRSMPFGEAQTLTADETYAIVAYILYSNDLVDDDFELSHENFADFEMYNKDGFVVDDRPELEYTKWRAEPCMENCKPSVEITMRATFLDVTPEDGGESVMNDATAQDTPTFVATTAAPEAAERDTEVAAASSTAIDPALFASGEKVFKKCKACHAVGEGAKNKSGPQLNGLFGRQMGSVEGFKYSKVFVAAHGEGRVWDEAALVEFLAKPRSYMKGTKMAFSGLKKEDDLAAITAYLKSFGE; encoded by the coding sequence ATGTCGAAGTCTCTTAATCAGCTTGTTCTACCGATTGCTGGCGGCACGGCGCTTGCCATCTCAGCCGCGCTTTTGGTTGCGAACCTGGACTACGGACAGAACCAGATTGAATCTTTGGAACGGCGTGTTGAACAGGTGTCGTTGCAGGCTGAGGACGCAAGCAAACGCGCCTCGGAAGAAGCGCAGGTCGTCACAGAGCTCAGAGCAAAGATTGAAGAAATCCAGGCGTCTGCAAATGAACGGGTGGCGAGTGGTGAAAACCTGACGGAATATGCACCGCGCACCGATGGCAAATTCGGTCTTGGACGCGAAGCTGTTTCCGAAGAAATCGCAGCATGGGATGTCGATGTCCTGCCTGATGGCCGCGGTCTGCCCGAAGGGCGCGGTGACGCCTATACAGGCGAAGAAGTTTTCGCCGACAAATGCGCTTCATGCCACGGCGATTTTGCTGAAGGGGTGGACAACTGGCCAGTTCTGGCAGGCGGTTTTGACACGCTGGCAGACAAGGATCCGGTAAAGACAGTCGGGTCCTATTGGCCATATCTATCGACAGTATGGGACTATGTTCACAGGTCCATGCCATTCGGCGAAGCGCAGACACTCACAGCAGACGAGACCTATGCGATTGTCGCCTACATTCTTTATTCCAACGACCTTGTGGACGACGACTTCGAACTCAGTCACGAAAACTTCGCCGACTTTGAAATGTATAACAAGGATGGCTTTGTGGTCGATGACCGACCGGAGCTTGAATACACGAAGTGGCGCGCTGAGCCTTGCATGGAAAACTGCAAGCCAAGCGTTGAAATCACCATGCGCGCGACGTTCCTTGATGTGACACCAGAAGATGGTGGCGAGTCGGTCATGAATGATGCCACCGCGCAGGATACGCCGACATTTGTTGCCACTACCGCTGCGCCGGAAGCCGCGGAGAGAGACACAGAAGTTGCCGCGGCCTCTTCAACGGCCATCGATCCGGCCCTTTTTGCTTCGGGTGAGAAGGTCTTCAAGAAATGCAAAGCCTGCCACGCTGTTGGTGAGGGCGCGAAAAACAAGTCTGGCCCTCAACTGAACGGTTTGTTCGGCCGCCAGATGGGCTCAGTGGAGGGGTTCAAGTATTCCAAGGTGTTTGTCGCTGCACACGGTGAAGGCCGGGTCTGGGATGAAGCAGCGTTGGTAGAATTTCTGGCAAAGCCGAGGTCCTACATGAAAGGCACGAAAATGGCCTTCTCAGGCTTGAAGAAGGAAGACGACCTTGCCGCGATCACCGCTTATCTGAAGTCGTTCGGAGAGTAG
- a CDS encoding c-type cytochrome, protein MRLAHLLSAIALAAFCTTAIADDFGDPAAGEKVFRKCKSCHQLGEGAKHRIGPHLNGLFGRRAASHEDFRYSKALVRAGTGGLEWHADTLDAFLESPRKLASGTRMSFAGLKKAEDRLNLIAYLRAYSDSPANIPEADPTASPTDHDLDPAILALKGDPEYGEYLSSECTTCHQADGGDDGIPSIVLWPEEDFVLAMHAYKNKTRAHPVMQMMAGRLNAEEIAALAAYFSALEQ, encoded by the coding sequence ATGCGCCTCGCTCATCTCCTTTCAGCAATTGCACTTGCCGCGTTCTGTACAACGGCAATTGCCGATGATTTCGGTGATCCCGCAGCGGGCGAAAAAGTATTTAGAAAGTGCAAGAGCTGTCATCAGCTGGGTGAAGGCGCAAAACACCGCATTGGACCGCATCTGAACGGTCTCTTCGGTCGCAGAGCTGCCAGTCACGAAGACTTTCGATATTCCAAGGCCCTGGTACGCGCCGGTACCGGCGGGCTGGAATGGCACGCCGATACACTGGATGCGTTCCTGGAAAGCCCACGCAAGCTTGCAAGCGGCACACGTATGAGCTTCGCGGGCCTCAAGAAGGCAGAAGACCGGCTGAACCTGATTGCTTACCTTCGGGCGTATTCAGACAGCCCAGCCAACATTCCGGAGGCGGATCCGACGGCGAGCCCGACTGATCATGACCTTGACCCCGCCATTCTCGCGCTCAAAGGCGATCCGGAATATGGCGAATATCTCAGCAGCGAATGTACGACCTGCCACCAGGCCGATGGCGGAGATGACGGCATTCCATCCATTGTCCTGTGGCCGGAAGAAGACTTTGTGCTTGCGATGCATGCCTACAAGAACAAGACGCGCGCACATCCGGTGATGCAGATGATGGCAGGACGCCTGAACGCGGAGGAGATAGCGGCGCTGGCGGCCTATTTTTCAGCGCTCGAGCAATGA
- a CDS encoding NAD(P)/FAD-dependent oxidoreductase, giving the protein MTLNRRQFIGTTAAVAATLSAPIVRAQGKPRVVVVGGGAGGATAARYLAKDSKGEIDVTLIEPTRKYYTCFFSNLYLGGFKEIEDIGHTYGGLAAGGVNVVHDWAVGVDRDAKTVSLAGGGTVPYDKLILSPGIDFVEGAVEGWGLSAQNAMPHAYKAGSQSELLKAQLMAMPAGGTFAMVAPPNPFRCPPGPYERVSMVAHFLKQNNPTAKIIVADPKPKFSKMALFQEGWANHYEGMVDWIGEDFGGGNVSVDPDAMTVTIDGEETKVDVCNVIPAMKAGRIAELAGVTDGNWAPVNAADMSTKADADIYVLGDASSQGDMPKSGFSANSQAKVCANAVRGALTGSKVFPAKFSNTCWSLIAPNDGVKVGATYEATPEKIAKVDGFISQTGESADLRKATYEESEGWYSGITTDMLG; this is encoded by the coding sequence ATGACACTGAACAGACGGCAATTCATAGGCACAACGGCTGCAGTGGCCGCGACCCTATCCGCGCCCATTGTTAGGGCACAAGGGAAACCGCGGGTGGTGGTTGTTGGCGGTGGCGCCGGTGGTGCGACAGCGGCGCGTTACCTTGCCAAGGACAGCAAGGGTGAAATTGATGTCACCTTGATCGAGCCGACGCGGAAATACTATACGTGTTTCTTTTCAAACCTTTATCTTGGTGGCTTCAAGGAAATTGAAGACATCGGGCACACTTATGGCGGGCTCGCTGCCGGCGGTGTGAACGTGGTGCATGACTGGGCTGTTGGCGTTGACCGGGATGCAAAAACCGTAAGCCTGGCCGGCGGCGGCACCGTACCCTATGACAAGCTTATCCTCAGCCCGGGGATCGACTTTGTCGAAGGCGCAGTTGAGGGTTGGGGCCTCAGCGCGCAAAACGCGATGCCGCACGCTTATAAGGCCGGTTCACAGTCCGAGCTTTTGAAGGCGCAATTGATGGCAATGCCCGCAGGTGGCACGTTTGCAATGGTGGCACCACCCAATCCTTTTCGTTGTCCACCTGGACCCTATGAGCGTGTCTCGATGGTGGCTCACTTCCTGAAACAGAACAATCCAACCGCGAAGATCATCGTTGCGGATCCAAAGCCGAAGTTTTCCAAGATGGCGCTGTTCCAGGAAGGTTGGGCCAACCACTATGAAGGAATGGTCGATTGGATCGGTGAAGACTTTGGCGGCGGAAACGTCTCGGTCGATCCCGATGCGATGACGGTCACGATTGATGGTGAGGAAACCAAGGTCGATGTCTGCAATGTGATCCCGGCCATGAAGGCCGGTCGCATTGCCGAACTGGCAGGCGTAACGGATGGCAACTGGGCCCCGGTAAACGCGGCGGACATGTCGACAAAAGCGGATGCCGACATTTACGTGCTCGGAGATGCGTCAAGTCAGGGTGACATGCCGAAATCCGGCTTCTCGGCAAACTCGCAGGCAAAGGTGTGTGCAAACGCCGTGCGCGGGGCACTGACTGGTTCCAAGGTCTTCCCGGCGAAATTCTCCAACACCTGCTGGTCTCTCATTGCTCCCAACGATGGGGTCAAGGTCGGTGCCACTTACGAAGCGACACCGGAAAAAATAGCCAAGGTCGACGGGTTTATCTCCCAGACCGGTGAAAGCGCAGATCTGCGCAAGGCAACCTACGAGGAGTCTGAGGGCTGGTACTCGGGTATCACCACAGACATGCTCGGGTAG
- a CDS encoding DUF302 domain-containing protein, producing MKTVVLAATLGLALSTAALAEKPFTYPFDGSFEDATFAVESAIVGQGLVIDYVSHVGAMLNRTGSDVGSDATIFKNADIFLFCSAVISRQVMEKDPMNITHCPYGIFVMETDEGVMIGHKDYPDGSMQAVENLMQQIVAEAVGN from the coding sequence ATGAAAACTGTCGTTCTCGCTGCAACGCTCGGCCTTGCACTCAGCACCGCTGCCTTGGCCGAAAAACCCTTTACCTATCCGTTCGACGGTTCTTTTGAGGATGCGACCTTTGCGGTCGAAAGCGCGATCGTGGGACAAGGGCTGGTCATCGACTATGTCAGTCATGTCGGGGCAATGCTCAACCGGACCGGATCGGATGTCGGCAGCGATGCGACGATCTTCAAGAATGCAGACATCTTCCTGTTCTGCTCTGCCGTGATTTCACGACAGGTCATGGAAAAGGATCCGATGAACATCACGCATTGTCCTTATGGGATCTTTGTCATGGAGACCGATGAAGGTGTGATGATCGGGCACAAGGATTATCCGGACGGGTCCATGCAGGCCGTGGAGAACCTGATGCAGCAGATCGTTGCAGAGGCTGTTGGCAACTGA
- the hemA gene encoding 5-aminolevulinate synthase — MDYGAFFRSELNSLREAGNYRAFAELERHCGRFPSATCHNGPGEVTIWCSNDYLGMGQHPAVLSAMHNALDRCGAGAGGTRNISGNTHDHALLEAEIADLHGKEAALLFTSGYVANWSALGTLASRIPDCVVLSDALNHASMIEGIRHSRARKVIWKHNDLVDLEARLAELPVEQPKLIAFESVYSMDGDIAPIAAICDLADRYGAMTYLDEVHAVGLYGPRGGGIAEREGLMDRLTVIEGTLGKAFGVVGGYISASAELCDFVRSFSSGFIFTTALPPAVAAGATASMRHLKNSNVERLHQQANVAQVRRRFDAIGLPHLDNPSHIIPVMVSDPVKCKLISDVLMKDHRIYIQPINYPTVPKGTERLRITPSPVHTASDIDHLVSALEALWTRCELARRPVAA, encoded by the coding sequence ATGGATTACGGCGCTTTTTTCCGATCCGAGCTGAATTCGCTCCGCGAGGCAGGCAACTATCGTGCCTTTGCCGAGCTTGAACGCCATTGCGGCAGGTTCCCAAGCGCGACCTGCCACAATGGCCCTGGTGAGGTCACCATCTGGTGCTCGAATGACTATCTGGGCATGGGCCAGCATCCAGCAGTGCTGAGCGCGATGCACAATGCACTCGACAGATGCGGTGCAGGTGCGGGCGGAACCCGAAACATATCCGGCAATACGCATGACCATGCGTTGCTGGAAGCCGAAATTGCAGATCTTCACGGCAAGGAAGCCGCACTGCTGTTCACGTCCGGTTATGTGGCAAACTGGTCGGCACTTGGAACACTGGCGTCTCGTATTCCCGATTGCGTGGTTTTGTCCGACGCTTTGAATCACGCGTCCATGATCGAAGGTATCCGTCACAGCCGCGCCCGGAAGGTCATCTGGAAACACAATGATCTGGTTGATCTGGAAGCCAGGCTTGCGGAGCTGCCTGTTGAACAACCAAAGCTCATCGCGTTCGAAAGCGTTTATTCAATGGATGGCGATATTGCGCCGATTGCAGCAATTTGCGATCTGGCGGACCGATATGGCGCCATGACTTATCTTGATGAAGTGCACGCGGTTGGTCTCTATGGCCCACGCGGCGGTGGGATCGCTGAGCGGGAAGGGCTTATGGACCGCCTGACAGTGATTGAAGGAACGCTTGGCAAGGCTTTTGGTGTTGTCGGTGGCTACATATCGGCTTCAGCGGAGCTCTGTGATTTTGTGCGCTCTTTCTCCAGTGGGTTCATTTTCACTACCGCATTACCGCCTGCAGTCGCAGCCGGCGCGACGGCTTCGATGAGACATCTGAAGAACAGCAATGTCGAGCGTCTTCATCAACAAGCCAATGTGGCTCAGGTGAGACGCCGTTTCGATGCCATAGGGCTGCCTCACCTCGACAATCCGAGCCATATTATCCCGGTGATGGTAAGCGACCCGGTCAAGTGCAAGCTGATTTCCGACGTGTTGATGAAAGATCACAGGATCTACATTCAGCCGATCAATTATCCGACCGTGCCCAAAGGCACCGAACGGCTGCGCATCACGCCGTCGCCCGTTCACACCGCTTCGGATATTGATCACCTCGTCTCGGCGCTAGAAGCGTTGTGGACACGATGCGAGCTGGCCCGCCGTCCGGTCGCTGCTTAG
- a CDS encoding MBL fold metallo-hydrolase yields the protein MMRCVGLLLSASLAFSAHASEDIPDQYPGSALYSKPVEVIPHVWSAIGATAPPTYENSGHNNNLSFIVTGDGVIVINGGAAYILAKALHREINVVTDQPVKLVIDENGQGHAMLGNSYWAEQGVPILAHVDTAHEIEERGNQILEGMKRYNRDKAEGTFVAPPTETFEDKRVIEMGNFRIEVLHLGPAHGPGDTQVWLPEQSLVIAGDMAFHERMLPIFEDTIVADWIETWENGFEALNATYVIPGHGHPTNMAQVRRYTRDYLLYLRSKIGDHLEDGGDLADAYYVDQSPYAHLDTFEELATKNAGRVYEQMEFE from the coding sequence ATGATGCGTTGTGTCGGACTGCTCCTTTCCGCCAGCCTTGCCTTTTCAGCGCATGCCAGCGAAGACATTCCAGATCAATATCCGGGATCAGCGCTCTATTCAAAGCCGGTCGAAGTGATACCTCATGTCTGGTCGGCCATTGGCGCGACAGCTCCGCCAACTTACGAAAACTCCGGTCACAACAACAACTTGAGCTTCATCGTTACCGGAGATGGCGTGATCGTCATCAACGGCGGTGCAGCTTACATTCTTGCCAAAGCTCTCCACCGGGAAATCAACGTCGTGACCGACCAGCCGGTTAAGCTTGTCATTGATGAAAACGGCCAGGGGCATGCAATGCTCGGCAACTCCTATTGGGCAGAGCAAGGGGTTCCCATTCTTGCGCATGTCGACACAGCCCATGAAATCGAGGAACGCGGCAACCAGATCCTCGAGGGCATGAAAAGATACAACCGGGACAAGGCAGAAGGAACGTTTGTCGCTCCGCCAACCGAAACATTTGAAGACAAACGCGTCATCGAAATGGGTAATTTCCGCATCGAGGTTCTTCATCTGGGTCCGGCACACGGACCTGGTGACACGCAAGTCTGGCTGCCGGAACAAAGCCTTGTTATCGCGGGCGACATGGCGTTTCACGAGCGCATGCTGCCGATTTTTGAAGACACAATTGTCGCGGACTGGATTGAGACCTGGGAAAACGGATTTGAAGCACTGAATGCAACATATGTCATCCCGGGCCACGGCCACCCGACAAATATGGCTCAGGTTCGCCGCTACACCCGTGACTACCTGCTCTATCTGCGCAGCAAGATCGGAGACCATCTTGAAGACGGTGGTGACCTGGCCGACGCCTACTATGTGGACCAGTCGCCCTACGCGCACCTGGACACATTTGAAGAACTTGCGACAAAAAACGCCGGCCGCGTCTATGAGCAGATGGAGTTTGAATAG
- a CDS encoding MBL fold metallo-hydrolase, whose protein sequence is MMPLSRRAFLSGCAALPVSLQFERLAKAELSIGNGVLTTVSDGHLTLPGSFVFEPMPWDELAPLLKEAGISEATLKPDCNVSLYRDEDKTVLFDVGSGPDFQPSAGKLLEGLELAGIAPEDVTHVVFTHAHPDHIWGLLDEFDDPLFYEATYMISRAEWDYWWNPETVNTIGEARAAMAVGAKRRFEAIEDSVEFFDGDQEVLPGIQAVSTPGHTPGHMSFEVRSGSEAALIVGDAIGNHHVAFMKPEWPSGSDQDAEVAASTRIALLDRIIADDLKLAGFHLPSGGIGRVERAAGGYRFLPEAI, encoded by the coding sequence ATGATGCCCCTATCCCGTCGCGCCTTCCTGTCAGGTTGCGCCGCATTGCCCGTGTCCCTTCAGTTTGAACGGTTGGCAAAGGCCGAACTCTCCATCGGAAACGGAGTTTTGACGACGGTAAGCGACGGGCATCTGACGCTTCCGGGCAGTTTTGTCTTCGAGCCTATGCCCTGGGACGAACTCGCGCCGCTTTTGAAAGAGGCCGGTATTTCCGAAGCGACATTGAAACCGGATTGCAACGTTTCGCTCTACCGGGATGAAGACAAAACAGTCTTGTTCGATGTTGGCTCGGGCCCTGATTTCCAACCTTCGGCAGGCAAGCTTCTGGAAGGTTTGGAGCTGGCTGGAATTGCGCCGGAAGATGTCACACATGTCGTTTTCACGCACGCCCATCCAGATCATATCTGGGGGCTGCTCGATGAATTCGATGATCCTCTGTTTTATGAGGCAACCTACATGATCAGCCGCGCAGAATGGGACTATTGGTGGAACCCTGAAACAGTCAACACGATTGGAGAAGCACGAGCTGCGATGGCCGTCGGCGCAAAACGCCGGTTCGAAGCCATTGAGGACTCAGTCGAATTCTTTGATGGAGACCAGGAAGTCCTGCCCGGCATCCAGGCTGTTTCGACACCTGGCCACACACCTGGGCATATGAGTTTCGAGGTCCGCAGCGGTTCTGAAGCTGCGCTGATCGTCGGAGACGCTATCGGCAACCACCATGTTGCATTCATGAAGCCGGAATGGCCGAGTGGTTCTGACCAGGACGCAGAAGTCGCAGCCTCAACCCGTATCGCATTGTTGGACCGCATTATTGCCGACGATTTGAAACTGGCAGGCTTTCATCTGCCATCTGGCGGGATCGGGCGTGTTGAACGCGCTGCTGGCGGCTATCGTTTTCTTCCGGAGGCCATATGA
- a CDS encoding GlxA family transcriptional regulator: protein MNEAFLNPIHSHEIELREGDGAQTRVSLRESCSLTKSSQGRSTKDEFDAKTEKQHRKIGFLLVDGYALMSVASATEPLRAANLLSGSDLFSVTYYSHNAGKARATCGAYFETEPLGILTNQVDLLLVVAGSNLGDAENASLFAQLRKLAAHGVDLGGISGGGALLAKAGLMNDRRFTVHWEHFEELNALSDAYFLEQRLFVIDRNRYTCAGGVASLDMMLALVKSEQGAELAGKVSDWLVHSGMRGQDEPLRSRYLGSNTGVNSCVTAAVELMESHVTDLLTLDQMAMLAGVSSRKLQRNFKSDLGIGVMRYYMDIRLHKADELLRKTRMAVAQVAFSTGFVDQAHFARVYREKYGLSPRERRKKTQISRSDERSLANGGLSAAGSFSKIELSPELT, encoded by the coding sequence ATGAATGAAGCCTTTCTGAATCCGATCCACAGCCACGAAATCGAATTGAGAGAAGGTGATGGTGCCCAGACGCGGGTGTCCTTGCGAGAAAGCTGTTCGCTGACAAAGAGCTCCCAGGGAAGGTCCACCAAGGACGAGTTCGATGCAAAAACTGAAAAGCAGCATCGAAAGATCGGGTTTCTGCTCGTCGATGGTTATGCGTTGATGTCCGTCGCCTCGGCGACCGAACCTCTTAGGGCAGCTAATCTTCTTAGTGGCTCAGATCTTTTCAGCGTTACCTACTATTCGCACAATGCCGGCAAGGCGCGCGCAACTTGCGGCGCTTACTTTGAAACCGAGCCGCTTGGGATTCTGACAAATCAGGTGGACCTGCTTCTTGTCGTCGCCGGCAGCAATCTGGGTGATGCCGAAAACGCCAGTCTTTTTGCCCAGCTGCGCAAGCTTGCAGCACATGGTGTTGATCTGGGCGGCATCTCCGGGGGCGGAGCTCTATTGGCAAAAGCCGGACTGATGAATGACCGGCGGTTCACGGTTCATTGGGAACATTTCGAAGAACTCAATGCCCTCTCCGATGCTTATTTTCTTGAACAGCGTTTGTTTGTGATCGACCGCAACAGGTACACCTGTGCAGGTGGCGTTGCTTCCTTGGACATGATGCTGGCGCTCGTGAAATCGGAACAAGGCGCAGAGCTTGCCGGCAAGGTCAGCGACTGGCTTGTACACAGCGGTATGCGTGGTCAGGACGAACCGCTCCGATCCAGATATCTGGGCAGTAACACAGGCGTCAACAGCTGCGTCACGGCTGCCGTCGAGCTGATGGAAAGCCATGTCACCGATCTTCTGACGCTTGATCAAATGGCCATGCTGGCGGGTGTCAGTTCTCGGAAACTGCAACGCAATTTCAAGTCGGATCTCGGGATCGGCGTGATGCGCTATTACATGGATATCCGTCTTCACAAGGCTGACGAATTGCTGCGCAAGACCAGGATGGCAGTTGCACAGGTTGCCTTTTCAACCGGCTTTGTCGACCAAGCCCACTTTGCCCGCGTCTACAGGGAAAAATACGGCCTTTCCCCTCGGGAACGTCGGAAGAAAACCCAGATTTCAAGATCAGACGAACGTTCATTGGCGAATGGCGGTCTTTCGGCTGCCGGTTCGTTTTCAAAGATCGAGCTCAGCCCTGAACTGACCTAA
- a CDS encoding LacI family DNA-binding transcriptional regulator — protein MDNPKYRKRANLRDVAKLANVSVATVSRVLNTPDSVAENTKAVVNAAIAELRFVPSAAARAINSGRSRVVGALVPTLDHAIFARYLAALEQKLSEYRLSLVVATTNGDASVEAQKAQTLVDIGAEGLIVSGITHEPELFELIERCQLPAVATSYFDPDFLLPTIGYDNAGAGRIALEYLLSLGHSAIAVVHGSLNSNDRTLARLKGLEGHDTARLSFFEADLSIEDGCAATNKILSRDDGPTAILCLSDVLATGVLYELKRHKVAVPDDISVIGIDDLPGSAHTFPALTTVHLPVVRMGHATATAISEWIEHGKRPSERLFETDLVVRESTRARTGI, from the coding sequence ATGGACAATCCCAAATACCGCAAACGCGCCAATCTCAGGGACGTTGCCAAACTGGCAAATGTTTCTGTCGCGACTGTTTCCCGTGTCCTGAATACTCCGGACAGTGTTGCCGAAAACACCAAGGCGGTGGTCAATGCAGCAATCGCCGAACTCAGATTTGTCCCGAGTGCAGCTGCACGCGCCATCAACTCGGGCCGCTCTCGGGTCGTCGGCGCATTGGTCCCGACCCTGGACCATGCGATCTTCGCGCGATATCTGGCGGCCCTGGAACAGAAACTATCCGAATATCGACTGTCGCTTGTTGTGGCCACGACCAACGGCGATGCCTCCGTTGAGGCGCAAAAGGCGCAAACGCTGGTGGACATCGGCGCGGAAGGACTGATTGTCTCGGGCATCACGCATGAACCCGAACTGTTTGAACTTATCGAACGCTGCCAGTTGCCGGCTGTGGCGACATCCTATTTCGATCCGGACTTCCTTCTTCCCACAATTGGCTATGATAATGCCGGTGCCGGCCGGATCGCCCTTGAATATCTTCTGTCGCTCGGCCACTCGGCAATCGCGGTCGTTCACGGTTCTCTCAACAGCAACGACCGCACACTTGCACGTCTCAAAGGTCTTGAAGGACACGACACCGCGCGCCTGAGCTTCTTCGAGGCGGACCTGTCCATTGAGGACGGCTGCGCAGCAACAAACAAGATCCTTTCCCGTGACGACGGGCCGACGGCGATCCTGTGTCTCTCAGATGTGCTTGCGACCGGCGTTCTGTATGAACTGAAGCGTCACAAAGTTGCCGTTCCGGACGATATCTCGGTCATCGGGATCGACGATCTGCCCGGATCTGCGCACACGTTCCCTGCCCTCACGACGGTTCATCTTCCTGTCGTCCGTATGGGCCATGCGACCGCAACTGCTATTTCAGAATGGATCGAACACGGAAAAAGGCCGTCCGAACGGCTTTTCGAGACTGATCTGGTGGTCCGGGAATCCACCCGCGCCAGAACTGGAATCTAG